The Dendropsophus ebraccatus isolate aDenEbr1 chromosome 11, aDenEbr1.pat, whole genome shotgun sequence genomic interval gatgagcagtgcaGTCACTCAGGAGGCTGGGGATGAGCAGTGCAGTCACTCAGAAGGGCTCCGGATGAGCAGTGCAGTCACTcaggaaccaggaggctcagCATGAGCAGTGCAGTCACTCAGGAACCAGGAGACTCAGGATGAGCTGTGCAGTCACTCAGGAACCAGAAGGCTCAGCATGAGCAGTGCAGTCACTcaggaaccaggaggctcaggatgagcagtgcaGTCACTcaggaaccaggaggctcaggatgagcagtgcaGTCACTcaggaaccaggaggctcaggatgagcagtgcaGTCACTcaggaaccaggaggctcaggatgagcagtgcaGTCACTcaggaaccaggaggctcaggatgagcagtgcaGTCACTCAGGAGACTCAGGATGAGCAGTGCAGTCactcaggaggctcaggatgagcagtgcagtcactcaggaggctcaggatgagcagtgcagtcactcaggaggctcaggatgagcagtgcagtcactcaggaggctcaggatgagcagtgcaGTCACTCAGGAGGCTCCGGATGAGCAGTGCAGTCACTCAGGAGGCTCCTGATGAGCAGTGCAGTCACTCAGAAGGGCTCCGGATGAGCAGTGCAGTCACTCAGAAGGGCTCTGGATGAGCAGTGCAGTCACTCAGAAGGGCTCCGGATGAGCAGTGCAGTCACTCAGGAACCAGGAGACTCAGGATGAGCTGTGCAGTCACTcaggaaccaggaggctcaggatgagctgTGCAGTCACTcaggaaccaggaggctcaggatgagctgTGCAGTCACTcaggaaccaggaggctcaggatgagctgTGCAGTCACTcaggaaccaggaggctcaggatgagctgTGCAGTCACTcaggaaccaggaggctcaggatgagcggTGCCATACATGTCACTGACACACATGCAGTTGTGGAGAGAATGTAGACCCTACCCCCAGTAGTGGTGACATGTAGGGTCTAGCAGCATTTCTCATGCCGGGCCTCCTGCTTTATGACGTACAGTGAAGAGCGGCACACGCAGCATTGTAGAGGGAGAGTGTGACTATGTACCGGTCTGCACTGTGTCTGTTACATTCTGCTCATGCACCAGGATGCTCAGGATGAACAATGCTGGGAGACCCAGAATGTCATAGAAGACACATTGTTATAGGGAGTTACATTCTCCCTCTGTAATACCTACATATATTCAGAACTGGGATTTCAGCTCTGGAGGAAACTAGAGAGGCGACACAATGTAACCTCCTCTGTACTGTACTATTTAGTGCAGCTTTATCATCTGCCACATCTGTGTCCTGGGTGGGATGCCCAGCGCCCCCACTGtccatgtctggtattgcagctcagctccattgccCAGAATAGGAAAACCATGACCTAATGTGTGTATTGTGGCCCGGTGCCCTGTGCGGCAGGTAAACAGACGCTGAACCTCGGCCCGTCCAAGTCACCCAGATTTCCACAGTCTCTTCTGATGAAGAACTGAtaactcccccccacacacacacacgcatgcacacacgcacacacatctTCCTACTTGCTTTTCCGCCATGTTTTCTGCAGTTCTCCCATTGGAATTAATGAACCTggaagctcaggatgagcagggaTGCTATATAGTAGCCTCCTGTTATGTAGGCTTATCCCTTGGATGAGAAGACTCCAATAGAAAGCTGATGTGCAGCCTGCGCCTGttgcagactacaactcccagcatgccctgagagcctgcagctgggggttgtagttctgcacggATCCCGGGCCTATGACTCTGATTCTCAGTAATCTCTGCTGCTCCATTGAGCTGAGTGCAGATCGCTGGCTGTAAAATCCTGGAAAGCAGAAAGGAGATTTCTGAGATTTCACAACATGTGATTATCCGGACAGACGAGCCGTAATTGCCACTAAGACGGAGACTTCCAAGAAGGCGGCCGGTCACTGACTACACAGCATAGTGAGTCACTGGCCGCAGGTGATAGCACAGAAGTATGGCCACCTGCCCCGCAACCTAGCATTAGcctgcttgctgatggtttccaggttgcagcttccattgaagtaaataggacCCGTGTACACCTTTAATATGTGACATACAGGAGCATGGGGCCCTCAGGCAGAACCGATGTGACTCACCGGGGCCCAGTGTATCGGTAACAGTCTCTTCTGGGCGGTGTGTCACATTGCTGTTTGCCTTGGGAGTCTCTTGTGACCTCATGTATTCTCCACTTcccaggacttaaaggggaattatcctGTTATTAGGAATTATATCTGATAGGCCGGAGCTCAGCGACAGGTGGTCTCACTTCAGGtttctttaaagtgatactgtcccccCATTACTATGTGTGATCTCCGCACCCATCCACTCCACAACCTTAGatgctgagttacatcctgtattatactgcagagctgcactcactattctgctggtggggtcactgtgtatatacattacattactaatcctgagttccatcctgtattataccccagagctgcactcactattctgctggtgaggtcactgtgtacatacattacattactgatcctaagttacatcctgtattatactccagagctgcgatcactattctgctggtggggtcacagtgtactgatcctgtattatactctggaGCAGGCTGAGGTTGGGAGGTCACTTGAGGACTCCTCAGCCGCCTCCTTGGTCGGGCTCCATCTTTCCGCTTTCTCGCTGTATTGGAAAGTAAAGCCGAGCGTCTTCTCCTCTCCAGGAAACGTTGATGTCTTGTGACGTCCCTTACGGCCGGAGTATCAGCCAGAGGTCCCGGGGTTCCTGCAGTATAGAAAAGCGTAAACCCACGGAGGCCTAAAcaaacatctcccccccccccacacactcacacacacacacatatactacaaAGATCATCTCGCTTTACaacttttaccccccccccccaaaaaaaaataaataaaataaataaataacaaaaattaaaaaagttctttactgtCCTCAGTGTGCCGAGGCTGCAGCTAAGGTGGTGGAGGGAGGTGCGAGCAGGGCCGGTCCCCCTTATCTTCCGGTATAATTAATCTGTGTGTTTTCTCGGCAGAGCTGACAATCCCGGCTGGCTGTGTGGCAGGCCTCGGAGTGGAGCTGACTGTTGGATGTGTACCGGTACCTTGTCATGCCCGGCGGAAGAAGGGGTCCAAGCCGGCAGCAGTTGAGCCGTTCTGCGTTGCCCTCGCTGCAGACGTTGGTTGGCGGGACGTGTGGCAATGGCACGGGGCTGAGGAACAGGTACTGCGACCGGTGGTGGCGGCCACTACAGgggaaatgtggtattacatggtggTCATTCACTGTAAGCCATGGAGGGGTTGGGTGCATGCTGGgtcatagtgggggggggggggggggggaagtgtccctctgcccccacctccCTGCATATGTTTAGGACCCAGTGGATCCCGCAGTCCCTGTGTTGCTCTTATTCCAGGTCCTGTAGTATGTGGCCTCGGACGTCGCCCTCCTCTGTCGCCCTCTTCCTCCGCTCTTTGAAGTCTCCAGAGCTGTAAATCCTTTGATGCCGTTACTTTCATCATGGAGTCAGGGAGCAGATGTAATTCACGGACGGAGCgcgcgtcagctgacaggccggggGAAGATTACATACAGAAAAGCAcaaaaatgtttcctttttttaatttatttttttaattttaacttaAAACCATAACCTAGGAAATGTGCAGTACCGGGGCTTCTATAAGGCGGGAACCACGGATCCGTAAGGAAGGACGGGAGGCGTAAGGAGAGGGggagaggtgtgggggggggagggggcggtgaGCGGTTATTGTGGTTAATTCACCAGTGCACAACCCACATAGGAGAACAATAAGGGAAGTCACAATAGTCGCAGGAGATGGTGGAGACGTCACAAATAGGAGAAATATACAGATTGGTAATAAGTCTTTGATGATGAGATATGGGgagaaaaaaagtgcaatttgTACAGAACAACAGTCCTCATCCCAGCGCGCtgctcttctctctgctcttttcttctcctcttcttcctgccTTTTTTCTTGCTCTGCCCCCCGTCTGTCTCTCtgcttttcttttctctctctctgccccccatcTATCTCTcttccctctgtctctctctgccccccatcTATCTCTCTGCCCCCCATCTATCTCTCTGCCCCCCATCTATCTCTCTGCCCCCCATCTATCTCTCTGCCCCCCATCTATCTCTcttccctctgtctctctctgcccccatctATCTCTCTGCCCCCCATCTATCTCTCTGCCCCCCATCTATCTCTCTTCCCCCCATCTATCTCTcttccctctgtctctctctgccccccatcTATCTCTcttccctctgtctctctctgcccccatctatctctctgccccccatctatctctctgccccccatctatctctctcccctctgtctctctctgccccccatctgtctctctctctctgcccccccccccccccccccctgtatatgcaCGCTCGTCCTTTCTGTAAGTCGCTGTTTTCTGCTCGGCTCTCTCGCTCTTCGTTTGCCTTTCTGCCCCGTATTGCTTCTCTTCTCGCTCGCTCTGCACTCTCTCTCTACTTTGTGTTCACATTTGTGTTGTCTCTCTTGCTGTCACTCTTTCCCACCCTACTTTCTCCTGTTCTTTTTTTCTGCTCGTCACTGATACGTTTGCTTATTTTTGCTCTTTCGTTCATTTTTCGCTGcccttggggccccccccccctcgctgcccttggggcccccccccctcgctgcccttggggcccccccctcgctgcccttggggccccccccccctcgctgcccttggggccccccccccctcgctgccCTTGGGCCCTCACTTGTTTGTGTGTTCTTGCCCTTTGTTTGTTCCTGTTGTACATTCTCACCTTTTTTGCTCTTTCTCCTCTTCTTGCTCTCTTATTGTCTCCTCCCCTGCACTCTCACAGTGTTCTCTCGCAGTCCTGGGCTCTTCGCTCACTGTTGGCCATTTATCTTGGATTCTGTATTCCCCCTGTAGGAATGGCAGCGCCGTCAGCTTATCCGCCCCTCCCATCACCGCACTGATCACCCCAGAGCCGGTGCGTCACTGCCGTATTCCTGATCTGCCGCTGGACGGGAGTCTTCTCTTCGAGTTCCTCTTTTTCATCTACCTTCTGGTGTCGCTCTTCATCCAGTACATAAACATATACAAGACGGTTTGGTGGTATCCGTACAATCACCCGGCCTCCTGCACGTCATTGGTGAGTGACCGATtccatagctagtcctgctctcagctgtatccagtgtagacaatgctctgtgagctccaggctgatacattgtacatagctagtcctgctctcagctgtatccagtgtagacaatgctctgtgagctccagactgatacattgtacatagctagtcctgctctcagctgtatccagtgtagacaatgctctgtgagctccagactgatacattgtacatagctagtcctgctctcagctgtatccagtgtagacaatgctctgtgagctccaggctgatacattgtacatagctagtcctgctctcagctgtatccagtatagacaatgctctgtgagctccagactgatacatggtacatagctagtcctgctctcagctgtatccagtgtagacaatgctctgtgagctccagactgatacattgtacatagctagtcctgctctcagctgtatccagtgtagacaatgctctgtgagctccagactgatacattgtacatagctagtcctgctctcagctgtatccagtgtagacaatgctctgtgagctccagactgatacattgtacatagctagtcctgctctcagctgtatccagtgtagacaatgctctgtgagctccacactgatacattgtacatagctagtcctgctctcagctgtatccagtgcagacaatgctctgtgagctctacagcctggactcttTTGTCTTGCAGAATTTCCACCTCATTGACTATCACCTGGCAGCTTTTATCACAGTGATGTTAGCCCGGCGCCTGGTCTGGGCCCTCATCTCTCAGGTAGGTGCTCTTCTCCTCTTCCCTTCTTGCCATTGTTCTCATTGGGGCCCCTACAGCAGGATGTTGGTGACAGGCGGCACCAGCAGGAGGTGCTGTGGGCATCATACCTGGAGCCAGTAGTATGGTtgtctatgggaatgtgctgtcaCATCATGGGGTGGCCCATACCATCCTACACCTGCCCTGCAGGGGGGGCCATTATATGGCTgtgtaaccccttacttgctgctGCTTCCTCAATTTCTGCTCACCCAGTGCGTCAGTAACACCTTCTCCACCGCACGCAATCTATAGTGTTGTATTGTGTAAGCATCACCCCAGCACATGGTATAGCAGAGAGTGGTCAGACAGGAGGTCCCTGTGTGCGTACTGTTGGCCCAGTCACCCGAAGGGTTAATAATAACACCTGCATGTGATTGGACAGAATTGTCTCATTGATAGTAACCTGTGGTTCGTTCCTCCATCAGGCTTCTCAGGTAGGATCGGCGTCCATGTTGCAGTATGGCGCTCTGATCACCGCCCGCCTGGTCCTGCTCACACTGTGCGGGTGGGTTTTCTGCTGGACCCTTGTCAACCTGTTCCGCAACCATTCAGTTCTGAACCTGCTCTTCCTGGGCTACCCGTGAGTATCCTCTTTGTGtcacctatgtgtctccatggtaacagactacatccCCTGTGTAGTCGGATCCAGCACTTGTGGTGTTCTAGCTCTTCCCTTAGGATGTGATGATGTCTCAGCCACCCCGGTCTGTTTGCCCCCACAGGTTCGGGGTATATGTACCTCTCTGCTGCTTTCACCAAGACAACCGCTCGCAGCCTTTGCCCACAGACTGCGGATACCTCGTCCAGGACTCGTTGGTGGAGGACGGTGCTAATGGCGTGGCCAGCCTCGTCAGACCCAAAGACTTCCTCTCTCTCCTGCGCGAGTCTTTGAGGGAACAGTTCAACTCTCCCCCTTCCATCCCCTCCCACAGCTGCCCACTGTCCCCGGACCTCATACGGAACGAAGTGGAGTGCTTAAAGGCCGACTTCAACCGTCGGATCAAGGAAGTGCTGTTCAACTCCCTATTCAGTGCCTACTACGTGGCCTTTCTGCCGCTGTGCTTCGTAAAAGTAAGTCCCTGCATTGTgtctccatctctcccctccgaCCACCACCCAAGCTGCTGCACAGGACTCCAATCACAACGCCATCCAGGAGGTTTTGcagctttattaaaggggttgttaagccccaaaaaaaaaatgtatttcaacTAGTccaagcaagtgccagagatttgtaatttacttctattaaaaaatctccagctttacagtacttatcagctgctgtatgtcctgcaggaagtggtgtattctctccagtctgaaacagtgctctctgctgccacctctgtccatgtcaggaactgtccagagcaggagaggttttctatggggatttgctgctgctctggacagttcctgacatggacagaggtggcagcagagagcactgtgccagactggagagaatacaccacttcctgcaggacatacagcagctgataaatactggaagaaagatgttttaataaaattaaattacaatctctgccactttttggcacaagttaataaaaaaaaaaaaacttttttggtgaacaacccctttaactccttgccACAAAATGACATTCCTGACgatcaggcagcaggaggaggctgtctcacacagctcccttctgctgccactgcccgaacGGGAGCCGCACTATCCCCTCGGGCAGTTTACGCGGtctgcagcgtctatggggatatcCAGAGGGAGATCCACTCCCGAGCCGTGCACTGCTATGGTATAACGGGGACCTGATtgtgtgaatgagctgtcagtgttctaACAGCTCATTCACTctgtaatacattacagcactgatcatgtgctgtaatgtattatagatacacCTGCAAAAGTTTGTTAAAAAACACACGTATGTAACATATAGTAactgctatataacatggatatcactgtaataatACCGACCTGAcggataacgataacatgtcatatgtgacatgtagtaaccgctatataacatgtcatatgtgacgtgtAGTAAccactatataacatgtcatatgtgacgtgtAGTAAccactatataacatgtcatatgtgacgtgtAGTAAccactatataacatgtcatatgtaacgtatagtaaccgccatataacatggatatcactgtaatcgtaccgacctgacggataacgataacatgtcatatgtgacatgtagtaaccgctatataacatgtcatatgtcacgtgtagtaaccgctatataacatgtcatatgtgacgtgtAGTAAccactatataacatgtcatatgtgacgtgtagtaaccgctatataacatgtcatatgtaacgtgtAGTAACCGCTGTATAACAcgtcatatgtaacatatagtaaccGCCATATAACATGGATagcactgtaatcgtaccgacctgacggataacgataacatgtcatatgtgacatgtagtaaccgctatataacatgtcatatgtgacgtgtagtaaccgctatataacatgtcatatgtcacgtgtagtaaccgctatataacatgtcatatgtcacgtgtagtaaccgctatataacatgtcatatgtcacgtgtagtaaccgctatataacatgtcatatgtgacgtgtagtaaccgctatataacatgtcatatgtgacgtgtagtaaccgctatataacatgtcatatgtgacgtgtagtaaccgctatataacacgtcatatgtaacgtatagtaaccgccatataacatggatatcactgtaatcgtaccgacctgacggataacgataacatgtcatatgtaacgtatagtaacggctatataacatgtcatatgtaacgtatagtaaccgctgtATAAcacgtcatatgtaacgtatagtatcCGCTGTATAAcacgtcatatgtaacgtatagtatccgctgtataacatgtcatatgtaacgtatagtatccgctgtataacatgtcatatgtaacgtatagtatccgctgtataacatgtcatatgtaacgtatagtatccgctgtataacatggatatcactgtaaccgtACCGACCTGATGGATAACGATAACGTCATATCTAATGTATAGTAACATATAGTGatattttggcactgcaaggcTCTGTGACacggtataatggctaaaaatataaaaataaaaaaaaggccccaaactTTCCCAGGTTTCAggggagtcaggtgacgcactgcggccacatatgggggatttctagaaacattggaataagcggaataaatagtgagttgcATTTCTCAGTATTTGCTGTTAgagggaaaaatggattaaaatatcTGCCAGAAAatgaattttaaatttcccctccaacctgcttaaatttctgtgaaacacctaaagggttaataaacgtatgaaatgttactttgagtactttgaggggtgcagggtTGCCCCTACTCGttacttttagagatgagcaaaccgggttcaggttcgagttgatctgaacccgaacgatcggcatttgattagcggcggctgctgaacttggataaagctctaaggttgtctggaaaacatggatacagccaatgactatatccatgatttccatatagccttagggctttatccaacttcagcagccaccgctaatcaaatgccgatcgttcgggttcggatggactccagctgctccaggtgcgctcatctctagttacattcCACCGGAACGTAGGGGCATCATGGGTAGCCACGgatcgctcctctccctctctattTGGTGATGTGGTTTTTGATATTTCTCATTGTTCATCATTTTTTTCTAGTCACCATTTGTTTGATACACATACAGTTCTATACACTTATATTTCCTTTTGATTATGATTTTTGCATCCCTAGGCTGTATATTTACCATGTTTCACCAGTGAGGGTTAGTTGAGCTTTACTGTGGGACCGTGTGTTTACCCTGGGGGTCCCCTTTACTGTGTGGGTCCCACCATGTGTTTTTTCCTTTtgggaattttaattgtttttaacgtGTAGGGATTCTTGTTCCTTTGCCTCCCTTTGTGTCAGGATATGTTATCGTTCTAGTAATTATTAATAAACATTTCTTGTATTATTTCTTATTTTGGTGTACTCCTTCATATTACATACCCCTGTCTCTCTTTTTTTGGTGTTGTACatttttaggccccgttcccactgcgctacctttgctcagtgggaacggggccttaccagGTATGTGTAGGAAGCACCCGTTTATTCATTACATTTGGTAGTGCATGCCCCAACTCTTGTGTATATCTCCTGGTTTTATATGCCATAAGAAGCAAatgcagagttcccctttaagccattgtCTTGTCTTGCAGAGCACTCAGTATTACGAC includes:
- the TMEM39A gene encoding transmembrane protein 39A, which translates into the protein MPGGRRGPSRQQLSRSALPSLQTLVGGTCGNGTGLRNRNGSAVSLSAPPITALITPEPVRHCRIPDLPLDGSLLFEFLFFIYLLVSLFIQYINIYKTVWWYPYNHPASCTSLNFHLIDYHLAAFITVMLARRLVWALISQASQVGSASMLQYGALITARLVLLTLCGWVFCWTLVNLFRNHSVLNLLFLGYPFGVYVPLCCFHQDNRSQPLPTDCGYLVQDSLVEDGANGVASLVRPKDFLSLLRESLREQFNSPPSIPSHSCPLSPDLIRNEVECLKADFNRRIKEVLFNSLFSAYYVAFLPLCFVKSTQYYDMRWSCEHLIMVWINAFVMLTTQLLPPRYCDLLHRSASHLGRWQKLEPGSYSNAPQHIWSDSTVWPQGVLVRHSRSLYKAVGPYNVAVPSDVSHARFYFLFHRPLRLLNVLVVLEGSLVMYQLYSLLRAEKWNHTLSMALILFCNYYVLFKLLRDRIVLGKAYSHPLNSYGLKPH